One part of the Vitis riparia cultivar Riparia Gloire de Montpellier isolate 1030 chromosome 8, EGFV_Vit.rip_1.0, whole genome shotgun sequence genome encodes these proteins:
- the LOC117920597 gene encoding RING-H2 finger protein ATL66-like, protein MASPSDPYNHHWHFSDLSDKTFQLHGRSLAVALVFFSLLLFFTFLFVYFFYVCTHRRHSATVRSTSNPTAPHVIELGLDPVTINALPIFLHGASDNSGGLEVECSICISMFQEGERVKVLPQCRHAFHSQCVDKWLMTHSSCPLCRAAILRGDSLAAAGLIV, encoded by the coding sequence ATGGCTTCCCCATCTGACCCTTACAATCACCACTGGCACTTCTCGGACTTGTCCGACAAGACCTTCCAACTCCATGGCCGTAGTCTGGCCGTTGCTCTCGTCTTCTTCTCCCTTCTCCTCTTCTTCACTTTCTTGTTCGTCTACTTCTTCTACGTGTGCACCCACCGCCGGCACTCAGCCACGGTCAGGTCCACGTCCAACCCGACTGCACCCCATGTGATCGAGCTTGGACTCGACCCAGTGACGATCAACGCGTTACCAATATTTCTGCACGGGGCCTCCGACAATAGCGGCGGCTTAGAAGTGGAATGCTCCATATGCATCAGCATGTTCCAAGAAGGAGAACGAGTGAAGGTCTTGCCCCAGTGCCGCCACGCTTTTCATTCACAGTGCGTTGATAAGTGGCTCATGACTCACTCCAGTTGCCCTCTCTGCCGAGCCGCTATTCTCCGAGGCGACTCTTTGGCTGCCGCTGGATTAATTGTGTGA